GGGAGCACCCGTTGCACTGGGGTTGTGGAGCCTGTGCTGGTCTCTGGCCATTGCCAACCCTCTTCCTCCGTGAGTAAAGCTGGGACTAGAAGTGAAGGATTGAGTTCTGGGCTGGGGTAAGGTAGGGCCAGTTTTTAGGCCTCAGTCAAATTTAGGGTCAGGAGCTATGGGAAAGGAATCAATCCCAATGGACCCAGATATCTATCTTGTTCTCCCTAGGACTAGTGCCCATGGGAATGTTGCTGAAGGTGAGACCAAGCCAGACCCAGACGTGACTGGTGAGGCCCTGACTCCCAAAGTCTATCTATCtgtttggttgtgtctctgcatTTTATCaccttctgtttgtttgtttgttttttactttgccATCTCCCTACCTCCGCCCCAGAACGCTGCTCAGATGGCTGGAGCTTTGATGCTACCACCCTGGATGACAATGGAACCATGCTGTTTTTTAAAGGTAGGAGGGACTAAGGTTGGGGTATTTAGGACCTTAGACTTATTCTCCTTCATGAAGGGTGTCCCTGTCTGTGGGAGGTCTTAGGAATTATCTGAGGGTATCACTGACAGCTTCTCTCAAGCTATCTCAGTAGGTCAAAGTTTTCTCACTGGGCCCCTCAGTGAGTGTGGGTTTTTTCAGGGGAGTTTGTGTGGAAGAGTCACAAATGGGCCCGTGAGTTAATCTCAGAGACATGGAAGAATTTCACCAGCCCTGTGGATGCTGCATTCCGTCGTGGTCACAACAGTGTCTTTCTGATCAAGGTACTGCTGGGCCAAAATCAGGGCCAGGCTGGAGAGGGCTAGAATCGACACTGGGGACCCTTCCCCCAAATGGCCTTGGCATGGAGCCCATAGCAATAGGTAGCAGATTTCTTTCCCATGTGCCCTCCTTTCCTGTAAAAGCTCAGGCTAAGGgagtgtgcatgcatgtgggCCTGGCAGTTACACCATCCAGTGGCTATTCTTCAGTCCTAGTCTTAGTTCTACACCACTCTGCTGTACTTCACACTGCTGGCCATCCTTTTTTCCCTGGCAATTTCTTCCCTTGCCTTCCATGACCCTGTATCAAGTCCTCTTCAAAGGGCAGGTAAAATTGTTCCCAACACAATGGCACCTGGCCAGAAGAGCATATGGAGCATGAAATCCAGTCTGCTGTGCTCGCGAAGTCCCATGTGACTCAGGCTGTGTCTGCTCAGAGGAAGGGGTGCCTTCTCCTACCTTGCCAAAGGTGCTGTGTGGTTGGGGAAGTCCTGACTGTTGGCTTTGTTTTCCCTCctgcctcttttctctctcttttcaaatGTCTCATTCTTTCTCAGCCAGTTCCCTAATGTTCCTTGGGGATCCATCCTAGCCTTTCCATATACCTTCCCTCAGTGATCTCAATCATCACCATGGCTCTGAGGAATATCTATGCTGTGGACACTGGATCTAGATCTACCTTCTGAACTCCAGACATCTCTTTCCAATTATATGTTCCACAGGCACCTAAAATTCAGCATCCCCCAAACGAAGCTTTGCATCTTCTTTACAAACCAACCTTTCCTCCTGTGTTTTCTGTTTCAGTAAATGACCCCAAAATGTGTCTGATTACTACAAACCAAGTGCACACAGGGTCTCATGATCTGGGCCTTGGTTATCTTCTCAGGTTTATCTCTTCCCCGGCCACATTCACTGTGTGCCAGCCATACAAATCTACATGACCTTGGAGCACATTGCTTCCTCATGTTTGGGCTCTGCATGCTGCTCCCTCTGCTGGTAACACCCTTTCCTCACTTGTCAACCTGGAAAATTCCTGCTGATTTTTCAGCTCTTGGGCCCAATGCTTCCTCTGTGGTGTGAAACCTTCTACAAGTTCTCCAGGCAGACTTAGGCACTCCGTTTATATTCTCAGTGCGCTCTTTACACTACACCTTGGTTGTTGCATGGCTAGGATTGTAGGAGTCCTTTCTGCTTTTGTACAGTGAACTTCCCGAAGtgaaagacagagtcttgtcatCCTCAGTGCCTctcacaatgcctggcatatagtagttATTCAGTGActgtttcttgaatgaatgaatgaagaaatggatgTACTAATGTATAGATGATTGTGGGATGAACATTTGTGGATATGTTTGTCAACACTGATGGTGTTGCAGATAAATGTGCCACAGGAGTGTCTGGGTACAGAGCTAGAGGTGTGTGTGTTATAGTAATAGTGACTGGATTTGCACAAACTGAGGGTGTGTATCATGCAAAAGGACAGAACATTGTTGTCCACAGATGGACTGAGAATGTGTGGGGCCACAGGAGGATATTGTATAAGcacaatacattaaaaatgtatataaatgcaGAGTGGCAGTGTCTGGGGATATACAGTCAAAAAGTACTTTTGAATGCAGGGGGACAAAGTCTGGGTATACCCTCctgaaaagaaggagaaaggataCCCAAAGTTGCTCCAAGATAAATTTCCTGGAATCCCATCCCCACTGGATGCAGCTGTGGAATGTCACCATGGAGAATGTCAAGCTGAAGGCATCCTCTTCTTCCAAGGTTAGTCCAGGCTGGAATCCAAGAACCTGGAGTAGTGGTGGGTTGGTAGCGATGCcagtagtgatggtgatggtggtagtggagCCACTATGTGGCTTTTTAAGGAAGGGAAATAGAGACACCACGTATGGTCTAGAAGTCAagtgagggaaggagaggaagtcATTCTGGTGAAGGTAACTGGGTATAATTCCGTGTGAATAGTCCCTCGTGGTTCCCCATGACCCTTAAGACAAATCTACCCTCCTTAGTCTTATATACAAGGCTCTCCATGGCCAAATCCCTACTGGCCCTTCAGCTTTGACTTTTATCATACCTTTACCTTAACACTAAGCTCCAGAAACCCTACGTTATTCTCTGTACACTCAGTTTCCTTCCTGCTTTGGAATCTTTCCTCTCTCTGGGGTTCCATCTCTCCTTGTTGTGTGCCTTTTAACTCCTGTTTCAGATTTCAGTTGAAGTATCATCTTCCCTGGGAAGTTTTCCCTGAGTCTCCCCACTGCCTTTGCTGAACTGATCCTGTGCACTTTGCTGCTGAATTTTGGTGTATGATCACCCTCCTTTAGCTGTCTCTCTGATGGTTGTGAGGTCCATGTGGTCAGTACCATTATCTGGCCCATCCTGGGACCCAGAGAAAGCACGAAGGAGGGTATAGCCCAGTCTCACCGAATGCCTGTTGATTGATTGGACAAAGGTGACCACAAGTGGTTCTGGGACTTGGCTACGGGAACTATGAAGGAGCGTTACTGGTCAGCTGTTGGGAACTGCTCCTCTGCCCTGAGATGGCTGGGCCGCTACTACTGCTTCCAGGGTAACCAATTCCTGCGCTTCAACCCTATCACGGGAGAGGTGCCTCCCAGGTACCCGCTGGATGTCCGAGACTACTTCATGCCCTGCCCTGGCAGAGGTGAGAAAGTCCTAGCACTTGAGACCTGTCAGAATTCATCCACCTTCCCTGAGCTTGTGGATCTCCTGTGTCCTAGCTCTCACCTTAACTCCATGTTGCAACACCTTGGCCCTTAATCTAGCCCCATTTCCATTCTGGATTTTCCCATTGCCCTCATATGGGGAAACCCACACCCCACTAACCCCAGCCATCTCTTCCACCTTAGACCTCACTCTGACCTCTGGCCTCCTTCTGTGTTCTCCTCACCCATTTCTCTCTCCAGGCCATGGACACAGGAATGGGACTGGCCATGGGAACGGTACCCACCATGGCCCTGAATATATGCGCTGTAGCCCACATCTAGTCTTGTCTGCACTGATGTCTGACAACCATGGTGCCACCTATGCCTTCAGTGGTGAGAGATGCCCCCAACTCCCCCAGTGTGCTCTCACATCTCTTATACTTGTATCTCCCATCCTTGACACATTTCTCCATTGTCATCACTGTGTCACTTATTTTGTCCCCTCTGTCCCCATCCTTCTGCATGCCCCTCTGCATCCCTTATCTCTGAGGCACATTTCTCAATCTTTTCTGTCATTGCCCAAGCGCCTAACTTCATCCACCTGTCTACCATCTCCTCCTATGGCTGTGCCGTCTGTGGACCTCTCTGGGCCCCTATGACTCCTTGTGTTCTCCTTGCTCAATGCCCTGCTGAGCCTTCTGGCTCTCCCTTGCTCCCTGGACTTCTATGTGTCTCTGTACCTCCTTGCCTCCCTTTGTGCTTGCATATCTTTCTGAGTCCTCTGACTCCCCCTGTTTATCTTCAGAACTGCATCTTGTTCCAGGTTCCTGGTTCCTATGTCCAGACCCCTGGGCATCTCACTGCCTGGGGATGAGAACCAGCTGAAAGTGTTGGGTACTTTAGACCTTTAGAAGCTGGCTTCACTAGCCTGTGGAGGTTTCTCCTCTGAGTAGCCAATGGAGATACCCCTCCCTTGACTTGTGGCATCAATGGTATTAGATGGTAAAAACCATCTAATAATACCTAGGGGCTGTTCTGAGTTCAGTCAGGCAGTAAATAGTCATGCTGCACAGTTGAGAATATCCCCAAGAGGAGTGAGCAAGCACATCAATATCCAACCTAAGATGTATGTATAATTAGGACagtggtaaaaatataaaatagtgaaaatattttttcacacaAAAATTTTCTGGCCTCTGACCCTTGGAGAAATTTGACCAGTTATGACTATCAAGTTCTGTTGAAAAATACATAACCACATGGAGAGCAAAATCTCCGCAGCAGGATTGCACACTATAATAAGAACATACAGCTAAGGTGAAACACACACCTGTAGTGAAAATACAACATTAAACTGAGAACATATGCCATAGTAAGAACATACAAGTATCAAGAGAACATGCAGCCATGGTGAGAACCCATCGGGAGGACATACAGACAATGTGAaattcagaaagagagagagtgagtgagagctTGTGAAAGCAGGGCCACAGGAAACACACAGAAATAGAGAGAGACACCAAGCCATTTAGAGATCACAGAACTTCAAGGCCATGTGGCCATAATGAGAATGCTATCGAACTCCTAAATGAAAAATGTCATGTATGTTCCATTACTGTTGAGAGAACACACAGCATAGAGAGAACACCTTATATTAAATATacccaggccgggcatggtggcttacgcctgtaatcctagcactttgggaggctgaggtgggtggatcgcttgagcgacttgaacctaggagttcgagaccagcctgggcaacatggcaaaacctcatctctacaaaaaatataaaaattagttgggtgt
Above is a genomic segment from Chlorocebus sabaeus isolate Y175 chromosome 1, mChlSab1.0.hap1, whole genome shotgun sequence containing:
- the HPX gene encoding hemopexin isoform X2 translates to MARALGAPVALGLWSLCWSLAIANPLPPTSAHGNVAEERCSDGWSFDATTLDDNGTMLFFKGEFVWKSHKWARELISETWKNFTSPVDAAFRRGHNSVFLIKGDKVWVYPPEKKEKGYPKLLQDKFPGIPSPLDAAVECHHGECQAEGILFFQGDHKWFWDLATGTMKERYWSAVGNCSSALRWLGRYYCFQGNQFLRFNPITGEVPPRYPLDVRDYFMPCPGRGHGHRNGTGHGNGTHHGPEYMRCSPHLVLSALMSDNHGATYAFSGTHYWRLDTSRDGWHSWPIAHQWPQGPSTVDAAFSWEEKLYLVQGTQVYVFLTKGGYTLVSGYPKRLEKEVGSPHGIILDSVDAAFVCPGSSRLHIMAGRRLWWLDLKSGAQATWTELPWPHEKVDGALCVEKSLGPNSCSANGPGLYLIHGTNLYCYSDVEKLNAAKSPPQPQKVTSLLGCTH
- the HPX gene encoding hemopexin isoform X1 — its product is MARALGAPVALGLWSLCWSLAIANPLPPTSAHGNVAEGETKPDPDVTERCSDGWSFDATTLDDNGTMLFFKGEFVWKSHKWARELISETWKNFTSPVDAAFRRGHNSVFLIKGDKVWVYPPEKKEKGYPKLLQDKFPGIPSPLDAAVECHHGECQAEGILFFQGDHKWFWDLATGTMKERYWSAVGNCSSALRWLGRYYCFQGNQFLRFNPITGEVPPRYPLDVRDYFMPCPGRGHGHRNGTGHGNGTHHGPEYMRCSPHLVLSALMSDNHGATYAFSGTHYWRLDTSRDGWHSWPIAHQWPQGPSTVDAAFSWEEKLYLVQGTQVYVFLTKGGYTLVSGYPKRLEKEVGSPHGIILDSVDAAFVCPGSSRLHIMAGRRLWWLDLKSGAQATWTELPWPHEKVDGALCVEKSLGPNSCSANGPGLYLIHGTNLYCYSDVEKLNAAKSPPQPQKVTSLLGCTH